In the genome of Fluviispira vulneris, one region contains:
- a CDS encoding substrate-binding periplasmic protein, protein MKIDNKIILLFFLINLIFINKVFSQEKKVLNFESDDWCPYTCDEKSEIGKGIFVEIAEQIFKNQNYNVHFELMPWARVLKRGEKGEIDGIVGAYKEGREQFIFPKEPFIQSINSFLVKNNSTWKYKDFESLKNIHLGLILGYIYGGNLANIKKYAKKISESGGENAIQKNLVRLNINEIDANLDEHNVLVYHLNKMEFNKSMKFVGDLGKKSGLYLGFPKEKPNSQKLADIFDKGIINLKKTGEYKKILNKYGITTKN, encoded by the coding sequence TTGAAAATTGATAATAAAATTATTCTTTTATTTTTTTTAATAAATCTAATTTTTATAAACAAAGTTTTTTCTCAAGAAAAAAAAGTCTTAAATTTTGAAAGTGACGACTGGTGTCCTTATACCTGTGACGAAAAATCCGAAATTGGGAAAGGAATTTTTGTAGAAATTGCGGAACAAATCTTTAAAAATCAAAATTACAATGTCCACTTTGAATTGATGCCCTGGGCGCGTGTTTTAAAACGGGGTGAAAAAGGAGAGATAGATGGAATTGTTGGAGCCTATAAAGAAGGGAGAGAACAATTTATATTTCCTAAAGAACCATTTATACAAAGCATAAATTCTTTTTTGGTTAAAAATAATTCTACATGGAAATATAAAGACTTTGAATCGCTCAAAAATATTCATCTCGGTCTCATTTTGGGTTATATATACGGAGGAAACCTAGCAAATATAAAAAAATACGCAAAAAAAATAAGTGAATCTGGAGGTGAAAACGCCATCCAAAAGAACTTAGTTCGCTTAAATATCAATGAAATTGATGCAAACTTAGATGAACACAATGTGCTAGTGTATCATCTAAATAAAATGGAATTTAATAAATCAATGAAATTCGTAGGTGACTTGGGTAAAAAATCAGGTCTCTATTTAGGTTTCCCCAAAGAGAAACCCAATTCCCAAAAATTGGCAGATATTTTTGACAAAGGAATTATTAATTTGAAGAAAACGGGCGAATATAAAAAAATATTAAACAAATATGGAATCACTACTAAGAATTAA
- a CDS encoding alpha-ketoacid dehydrogenase subunit alpha/beta, whose product METNRIIKTPNGKYSFTYEEILNDYRLAMRSRLTSLLGRKEVLTGKASFGIFGDGIELPQIAVAKSFQKGDFRTGYYRDQTFEMAIGNVNVTQFFSQLYADHNLINEPNSGGRQMNSHFASRLLDENGKYKNQLETKNSISDISPTAGQMSRMLGLAYASKIYRNNKKLEKFSKSFSKNGNEVVFGSIGDASTSEGVFFETMNAAGVLQVPMVVSVWDNGFGISVPRELQTVNNSISQALAGFCSENANQGITIYQVEGWNYLKLCETYLEATEKSRNEHKPALVHVTELTQPQGHSSSGSHERYKSKERLDWEKEYCCLKKFREWIIQNKIAKSEKLDKIEEEEKKFVEESRKKAWNLYLDPIKEERNSVVHLLSEIKKTSQKTEKINLLIHSLENSISLNRRYIHSILFKTLLLLADEDSKEKEKLVKFYEEYSAKFSNVYENKLYSESAESPLKVKETKPIYSEKSETVDGRVILQRCFDHQLASNHLFFAIGEDVGKLGDVNLVFEGLNAKYGDLRITDTGIRESTILGQGIGSAIRGLRPLVDIQYLDYFLYALQTASDDLATLHYRTAGGQKAPVIIRTKGHRLEGVWHTGSPMGVLLNALRGIYICVPRNMTQAAGFYNTLLQSDNPAIVIEVLNAYRLKEKVPDNISSFTVPLGIPEVLREGRDLTVVTYGACCKIALEAAEELEKIGVSVEVIDVQTLLPFDITGIITKSIQKTNAVLFFDEDVPGGASAYMLQQTIEKNNAFHYLDCMPRTLTAKENRGAFGRDGDFYCKPQSEHVIEACYKIMREREPKKYKNLFSSQMKIKGASSLESELILSSDSVLTSTK is encoded by the coding sequence ATGGAAACCAACCGCATTATAAAGACTCCCAATGGAAAATATTCATTCACATACGAAGAAATTTTAAATGATTATCGCCTCGCAATGCGAAGTCGACTGACCAGTCTTTTGGGAAGGAAAGAAGTTCTGACTGGCAAGGCGAGTTTTGGTATTTTTGGAGATGGAATCGAATTGCCACAAATTGCGGTCGCAAAATCTTTTCAAAAAGGAGATTTTAGAACAGGTTATTATCGTGATCAAACATTTGAAATGGCAATTGGCAATGTTAACGTAACGCAGTTTTTCTCTCAGCTTTATGCCGATCATAATTTAATAAATGAGCCCAATTCTGGTGGACGTCAAATGAATTCTCATTTTGCGAGCAGATTATTGGACGAAAATGGAAAATACAAAAATCAATTAGAAACTAAAAATTCGATCTCTGATATTTCCCCCACTGCTGGTCAAATGAGTCGAATGCTTGGTCTTGCTTATGCATCTAAAATATATAGAAACAATAAAAAGCTTGAAAAATTTTCGAAATCATTTTCAAAAAATGGCAATGAAGTTGTCTTTGGTTCTATCGGAGATGCTTCTACTTCAGAAGGAGTCTTTTTTGAAACGATGAATGCTGCAGGTGTTTTGCAGGTTCCTATGGTCGTTTCTGTTTGGGACAACGGTTTTGGTATCTCAGTTCCACGTGAGTTACAAACTGTAAATAACTCAATTTCTCAAGCTTTGGCTGGGTTTTGTTCAGAAAATGCCAACCAAGGAATAACTATTTATCAAGTAGAAGGTTGGAATTATTTAAAGTTATGTGAAACATATTTAGAGGCAACTGAAAAATCACGTAATGAACATAAACCAGCACTTGTCCATGTCACAGAATTAACTCAACCACAAGGGCATTCTAGCAGTGGAAGTCATGAAAGATATAAATCTAAAGAAAGACTTGATTGGGAAAAGGAATATTGTTGTTTAAAAAAATTCCGCGAATGGATTATTCAAAATAAAATTGCAAAATCAGAAAAGCTTGACAAAATTGAAGAAGAAGAAAAAAAATTTGTTGAAGAATCAAGAAAGAAAGCGTGGAATTTATATTTAGATCCCATTAAAGAAGAAAGAAATTCCGTTGTCCATCTCTTATCGGAAATTAAAAAAACATCTCAAAAAACCGAAAAAATAAATTTATTAATTCATTCTTTAGAAAACTCTATTTCTTTAAATAGAAGATATATTCATTCTATACTTTTTAAAACTCTTCTACTTTTAGCAGATGAAGATTCGAAAGAAAAAGAGAAACTTGTAAAATTCTATGAAGAATATTCTGCTAAATTCAGCAATGTTTATGAAAATAAACTTTACAGTGAATCTGCTGAATCACCTCTAAAAGTAAAAGAAACTAAACCCATATATTCTGAAAAATCAGAAACTGTTGATGGGAGAGTTATATTACAGCGCTGTTTCGATCATCAATTAGCATCGAATCACTTATTTTTTGCTATTGGAGAAGATGTTGGAAAACTTGGTGATGTCAACCTCGTTTTCGAAGGACTAAATGCTAAATATGGAGATTTACGAATCACTGACACTGGGATACGTGAATCGACGATTTTAGGGCAAGGAATAGGTTCAGCCATTCGGGGGTTACGTCCGCTTGTTGACATACAATACCTCGATTATTTTCTTTATGCGCTACAAACGGCTTCAGATGATCTAGCAACCTTGCATTACCGGACTGCTGGCGGGCAAAAAGCTCCTGTTATCATCCGAACGAAAGGACACCGCTTAGAAGGTGTATGGCACACAGGCTCGCCCATGGGTGTGCTTCTCAATGCTTTACGTGGAATTTATATCTGTGTGCCGCGAAATATGACCCAAGCAGCTGGTTTTTACAATACACTTCTTCAATCAGATAACCCAGCAATTGTCATTGAAGTGCTCAATGCTTATCGTTTGAAAGAAAAAGTGCCTGATAATATTTCTTCATTCACTGTTCCTTTAGGTATTCCTGAAGTTCTTCGGGAGGGTCGTGATTTAACCGTGGTCACTTATGGTGCTTGCTGTAAAATTGCACTTGAAGCTGCTGAAGAATTAGAAAAAATTGGAGTGTCTGTGGAAGTGATCGATGTGCAGACTCTGCTACCTTTCGATATCACTGGAATCATAACAAAATCGATCCAAAAAACTAATGCAGTGCTCTTTTTTGATGAAGATGTACCTGGTGGAGCAAGTGCCTATATGTTGCAGCAGACAATAGAAAAAAATAATGCATTTCATTATTTAGATTGTATGCCACGCACTTTAACTGCTAAAGAAAACCGCGGAGCATTTGGGCGAGATGGAGATTTTTATTGCAAACCTCAAAGCGAACATGTAATTGAGGCATGTTATAAAATAATGCGTGAACGTGAACCTAAAAAATATAAGAATCTATTTTCATCGCAAATGAAAATCAAAGGGGCAAGCTCACTTGAAAGTGAATTAATTCTTAGCAGTGATTCCGTATTAACGTCGACTAAATGA